The Miscanthus floridulus cultivar M001 chromosome 17, ASM1932011v1, whole genome shotgun sequence genome has a window encoding:
- the LOC136518189 gene encoding uncharacterized protein, with the protein MEPAAMSRSPCSIISPASISTAPLLPVRLAVRPRHRAPAFVAPSGRPLVARRAAAGEKFEAETPIEKRFPAFPTFMDINQIRDILPHRFPFLLVDRVIDYKPGEYAVAIKNVTINDNFFPGHFPERPIMPGVLMVEAMAQVGGIVMLQPEVGGSRENFFFAGIDKVRFRKPVIAGDILIMRMTLIKLQKRFGIAKMEGKAYVGADLVCEGEFLMATGSE; encoded by the exons ATGGAACCCGCGGCCATGTCGAGATCCCCGTGCTCTATCATCTCGCCGGCCTCCATATCGACCGCCCCGCTTCTCCCCGTACGCCTCGCCGTCCGGCCCCGCCACCGCGCGCCTGCTTTCGTCGCGCCCTCCGGCAGGCCGCTTGTCGCGCGGCGCGCCGCGGCCGGAGAGAAGTTCGAGGCCGAGACGCCCATAGAGAAAA GATTCCCTGCCTTCCCAACTTTCATGGACATCAACCAGATCCGTGACATCCTGCCACATAG GTTCCCGTTCCTTCTGGTTGACAGAGTTATTGATTACAAACCAGGAGAATATGCTGTTGCAATCAAGAATGTGACAATAAACGATAACTTCTTCCCAGGACATTTCCCTGAACGGCCCATAATGCCTGGTGTTCTCATGGTTGAG GCAATGGCCCAGGTTGGAGGAATAGTGATGTTGCAGCCTGAAGTAGGTGGATCTCGAGAGAACTTTTTTTTTGCAGGGATTGATAAAGTGAGGTTTCGGAAGCCTGTGATTGCTGGAGACATCTTGATCATGAGAATGACTCTGATCAAGCTGCAGAAGAGATTCGGAATTGCAAAGATGGAAGGGAAAGCTTACGTTGGTGCCGACCTAGTGTGCGAAGGAGAGTTCTTGATGGCTACTGGATCAGAGTGA